One part of the Quercus lobata isolate SW786 chromosome 7, ValleyOak3.0 Primary Assembly, whole genome shotgun sequence genome encodes these proteins:
- the LOC115952755 gene encoding interactor of constitutive active ROPs 2, chloroplastic isoform X3, whose translation MQTPKARAGSLEVPQRKSPATPRTARQLKTPGSESDSVSSPHPASKTPKDKSPKTIERKSPRSPMSEKRPSRVSELESLLAQLQEDLKKAKEQLNSSESLKRRAQQEAEEAKKQLLALSEQLEESQQQLEEISASEEARLLELRKISQDRDRAWQSELEAVQRQYSMDSAALASAMNEIQKLKAQLEMVAESEATQAKKAESAQADIEGLRIELSETLSLVEKLKTELNDRKESEAQALEVISKTQRQLEEANETAEMLRSDGIKATEAHNYLSLELEQSKAQVKSLEGLVSKFQADLVNSSSTKLLDPADNKIVQETEENEETKQLKSELSFVKFEVGQLRAAVDAAEIRYQEEYIQSTLQIRSAYEQVERMKSESCQREVELESELKKSKAHIEELRAQLMDKENELQSISVENKGLSLKSEKNISNEKESDLAIELKRLEADLAGLKETVLDKETQLQNIGEENEMLKMEIKKRDMERSKINDEAFASAEEARAAEREALMKLGSLTEEADKNSRRAARVTEQLDAAQAANSEMEAELRKLKVQSDQWRKAAEAAAAMISSGNNGKFVERTGSLDINYNPMDSPYSEDMEDDSPKKKNVNMLKKIGVLWKKGQK comes from the exons atgcaAACGCCAAAAGCAAG GGCTGGCTCTTTAGAAGTGCCACAAAGGAAATCTCCGGCAACACCTCGGACTGCCCGGCAACTCAAGACGCCAGGGTCAGAATCTGATTCAGTTTCCTCTCCGCATCCAGCCAGTAAGACGCCAAAAGACAAAAGCCCTAAAACCATTGAACGCAAGTCACCACGAAGTCCAATGTCTGAG AAGCGTCCAAGCAGAGTGTCTGAATTGGAGTCACTGCTTGCTCAACTCCAAGAGGATCTGAAAAAAGCAAAGGAACAACTGAACTCGTCTGAGTCATTGAAGAGGAGAGCACAACAGGAGGCTGAAGAGGCCAAGAAGCAGCTCTTAGCCTTGTCAGAACAGCTTGAGGAATCCCAACAGCAGCTGGAGGAGATTTCTGCTTCTGAAGAGGCTCGGCTTCTAGAGCTTCGTAAAATCTCCCAAGATCGTGATCGAGCATGGCAATCAGAACTTGAGGCTGTCCAGAGGCAATACTCAATGGATTCAGCTGCCCTAGCTTCTGCCATGAATGAAATTCAGAAGCTCAAAGCTCAGCTGGAAATGGTGGCTGAATCGGAAGCTACCCAAGCTAAGAAGGCAGAGTCAGCACAAGCTGATATTGAGGGCTTGAGAATTGAACTTTCTGAAACCCTGTCCCTGGTTGAAAAGTTGAAAACCGAGCTGAATGATCGCAAAGAATCTGAAGCTCAGGCCCTAGAAGTTATAAGTAAAACTCAAAGGCAATTGGAAGAAGCAAATGAAACTGCAGAGATGCTCCGGTCAGATGGCATCAAAGCCACGGAGGCTCACAATTACTTGTCGTTGGAGTTGGAGCAGTCAAAAGCTCAAGTGAAATCGTTGGAGGGACTTGTGAGCAAATTTCAGGCAGATCTGGTTAACAGCAGCAGCACAAAATTGTTGGATCCTGCAGACAACAAAATTGTTCAAGAAActgaagaaaatgaggaaacAAAACAGCTAAAATCTGAGCTTAGTTTTGTGAAATTTGAAGTGGGTCAATTGCGAGCTGCTGTAGATGCAGCTGAGATCAGGTACCAGGAAGAATATATTCAGAGCACATTGCAGATTAGAAGTGCTTATGAACAAGTTGAACGTATGAAATCAGAATCATGCCAAAGAGAGGTTGAGTTGGAGTCAGAATTAAAGAAATCTAAGGCTCATATCGAAGAGTTGAGGGCTCAGTTAATGGACAAGGAAAATGAATTGCAGAGTATCTCAGTGGAAAATAAGGGATTGAGCTTGAAGAGTGAAAAAAACatatcaaatgaaaaagaatCTGACCTTGCAATAGAGTTGAAAAGGTTGGAGGCTGATTTAGCAGGCTTGAAGGAAACTGTGTTGGACAAGGAGACACAGTTGCAGAATATAGGGGAggaaaatgaaatgctcaagatgGAAATTAAGAAGAGAGACATGGAGAGAAGTAAAATTAATGATGAGGCTTTTGCTTCGGCAGAAGAAGCAAGGGCTGCAGAGCGAGAGGCTTTGATGAAACTTGGTTCTTTAACAGAGGAAGCAGACAAAAATAGCAGAAGAGCGGCACGGGTGACTGAGCAGTTGGATGCAGCACAGGCTGCAAATTCAGAAATGGAGGCTGAGTTGCGGAAGTTAAAGGTGCAGTCTGACCAGTGGAGAAAGGCAGCTGAGGCAGCTGCTGCTATGATTTCAAGCGGAAACAATGGGAAATTTGTGGAGAGAACAGGTTCTCTTGACATCAATTACAATCCTATGGATTCACCTTATTCAGAAGATATGGAAGATGATTctcctaagaagaaaaatgtgaaCATGTTGAAGAAGATAGGGGTGCTATGGAAGAAGGGCCAGAAGTAG
- the LOC115952755 gene encoding interactor of constitutive active ROPs 2, chloroplastic isoform X1, whose protein sequence is MQTPKARAGSLEVPQRKSPATPRTARQLKTPGSESDSVSSPHPASKTPKDKSPKTIERKSPRSPMSELQKKRPSRVSELESLLAQLQEDLKKAKEQLNSSESLKRRAQQEAEEAKKQLLALSEQLEESQQQLEEISASEEARLLELRKISQDRDRAWQSELEAVQRQYSMDSAALASAMNEIQKLKAQLEMVAESEATQAKKAESAQADIEGLRIELSETLSLVEKLKTELNDRKESEAQALEVISKTQRQLEEANETAEMLRSDGIKATEAHNYLSLELEQSKAQVKSLEGLVSKFQADLVNSSSTKLLDPADNKIVQETEENEETKQLKSELSFVKFEVGQLRAAVDAAEIRYQEEYIQSTLQIRSAYEQVERMKSESCQREVELESELKKSKAHIEELRAQLMDKENELQSISVENKGLSLKSEKNISNEKESDLAIELKRLEADLAGLKETVLDKETQLQNIGEENEMLKMEIKKRDMERSKINDEAFASAEEARAAEREALMKLGSLTEEADKNSRRAARVTEQLDAAQAANSEMEAELRKLKVQSDQWRKAAEAAAAMISSGNNGKFVERTGSLDINYNPMDSPYSEDMEDDSPKKKNVNMLKKIGVLWKKGQK, encoded by the exons atgcaAACGCCAAAAGCAAG GGCTGGCTCTTTAGAAGTGCCACAAAGGAAATCTCCGGCAACACCTCGGACTGCCCGGCAACTCAAGACGCCAGGGTCAGAATCTGATTCAGTTTCCTCTCCGCATCCAGCCAGTAAGACGCCAAAAGACAAAAGCCCTAAAACCATTGAACGCAAGTCACCACGAAGTCCAATGTCTGAG CTCCAGAAGAAGCGTCCAAGCAGAGTGTCTGAATTGGAGTCACTGCTTGCTCAACTCCAAGAGGATCTGAAAAAAGCAAAGGAACAACTGAACTCGTCTGAGTCATTGAAGAGGAGAGCACAACAGGAGGCTGAAGAGGCCAAGAAGCAGCTCTTAGCCTTGTCAGAACAGCTTGAGGAATCCCAACAGCAGCTGGAGGAGATTTCTGCTTCTGAAGAGGCTCGGCTTCTAGAGCTTCGTAAAATCTCCCAAGATCGTGATCGAGCATGGCAATCAGAACTTGAGGCTGTCCAGAGGCAATACTCAATGGATTCAGCTGCCCTAGCTTCTGCCATGAATGAAATTCAGAAGCTCAAAGCTCAGCTGGAAATGGTGGCTGAATCGGAAGCTACCCAAGCTAAGAAGGCAGAGTCAGCACAAGCTGATATTGAGGGCTTGAGAATTGAACTTTCTGAAACCCTGTCCCTGGTTGAAAAGTTGAAAACCGAGCTGAATGATCGCAAAGAATCTGAAGCTCAGGCCCTAGAAGTTATAAGTAAAACTCAAAGGCAATTGGAAGAAGCAAATGAAACTGCAGAGATGCTCCGGTCAGATGGCATCAAAGCCACGGAGGCTCACAATTACTTGTCGTTGGAGTTGGAGCAGTCAAAAGCTCAAGTGAAATCGTTGGAGGGACTTGTGAGCAAATTTCAGGCAGATCTGGTTAACAGCAGCAGCACAAAATTGTTGGATCCTGCAGACAACAAAATTGTTCAAGAAActgaagaaaatgaggaaacAAAACAGCTAAAATCTGAGCTTAGTTTTGTGAAATTTGAAGTGGGTCAATTGCGAGCTGCTGTAGATGCAGCTGAGATCAGGTACCAGGAAGAATATATTCAGAGCACATTGCAGATTAGAAGTGCTTATGAACAAGTTGAACGTATGAAATCAGAATCATGCCAAAGAGAGGTTGAGTTGGAGTCAGAATTAAAGAAATCTAAGGCTCATATCGAAGAGTTGAGGGCTCAGTTAATGGACAAGGAAAATGAATTGCAGAGTATCTCAGTGGAAAATAAGGGATTGAGCTTGAAGAGTGAAAAAAACatatcaaatgaaaaagaatCTGACCTTGCAATAGAGTTGAAAAGGTTGGAGGCTGATTTAGCAGGCTTGAAGGAAACTGTGTTGGACAAGGAGACACAGTTGCAGAATATAGGGGAggaaaatgaaatgctcaagatgGAAATTAAGAAGAGAGACATGGAGAGAAGTAAAATTAATGATGAGGCTTTTGCTTCGGCAGAAGAAGCAAGGGCTGCAGAGCGAGAGGCTTTGATGAAACTTGGTTCTTTAACAGAGGAAGCAGACAAAAATAGCAGAAGAGCGGCACGGGTGACTGAGCAGTTGGATGCAGCACAGGCTGCAAATTCAGAAATGGAGGCTGAGTTGCGGAAGTTAAAGGTGCAGTCTGACCAGTGGAGAAAGGCAGCTGAGGCAGCTGCTGCTATGATTTCAAGCGGAAACAATGGGAAATTTGTGGAGAGAACAGGTTCTCTTGACATCAATTACAATCCTATGGATTCACCTTATTCAGAAGATATGGAAGATGATTctcctaagaagaaaaatgtgaaCATGTTGAAGAAGATAGGGGTGCTATGGAAGAAGGGCCAGAAGTAG
- the LOC115952755 gene encoding interactor of constitutive active ROPs 2, chloroplastic isoform X4 has protein sequence MSELQKKRPSRVSELESLLAQLQEDLKKAKEQLNSSESLKRRAQQEAEEAKKQLLALSEQLEESQQQLEEISASEEARLLELRKISQDRDRAWQSELEAVQRQYSMDSAALASAMNEIQKLKAQLEMVAESEATQAKKAESAQADIEGLRIELSETLSLVEKLKTELNDRKESEAQALEVISKTQRQLEEANETAEMLRSDGIKATEAHNYLSLELEQSKAQVKSLEGLVSKFQADLVNSSSTKLLDPADNKIVQETEENEETKQLKSELSFVKFEVGQLRAAVDAAEIRYQEEYIQSTLQIRSAYEQVERMKSESCQREVELESELKKSKAHIEELRAQLMDKENELQSISVENKGLSLKSEKNISNEKESDLAIELKRLEADLAGLKETVLDKETQLQNIGEENEMLKMEIKKRDMERSKINDEAFASAEEARAAEREALMKLGSLTEEADKNSRRAARVTEQLDAAQAANSEMEAELRKLKVQSDQWRKAAEAAAAMISSGNNGKFVERTGSLDINYNPMDSPYSEDMEDDSPKKKNVNMLKKIGVLWKKGQK, from the exons ATGTCTGAG CTCCAGAAGAAGCGTCCAAGCAGAGTGTCTGAATTGGAGTCACTGCTTGCTCAACTCCAAGAGGATCTGAAAAAAGCAAAGGAACAACTGAACTCGTCTGAGTCATTGAAGAGGAGAGCACAACAGGAGGCTGAAGAGGCCAAGAAGCAGCTCTTAGCCTTGTCAGAACAGCTTGAGGAATCCCAACAGCAGCTGGAGGAGATTTCTGCTTCTGAAGAGGCTCGGCTTCTAGAGCTTCGTAAAATCTCCCAAGATCGTGATCGAGCATGGCAATCAGAACTTGAGGCTGTCCAGAGGCAATACTCAATGGATTCAGCTGCCCTAGCTTCTGCCATGAATGAAATTCAGAAGCTCAAAGCTCAGCTGGAAATGGTGGCTGAATCGGAAGCTACCCAAGCTAAGAAGGCAGAGTCAGCACAAGCTGATATTGAGGGCTTGAGAATTGAACTTTCTGAAACCCTGTCCCTGGTTGAAAAGTTGAAAACCGAGCTGAATGATCGCAAAGAATCTGAAGCTCAGGCCCTAGAAGTTATAAGTAAAACTCAAAGGCAATTGGAAGAAGCAAATGAAACTGCAGAGATGCTCCGGTCAGATGGCATCAAAGCCACGGAGGCTCACAATTACTTGTCGTTGGAGTTGGAGCAGTCAAAAGCTCAAGTGAAATCGTTGGAGGGACTTGTGAGCAAATTTCAGGCAGATCTGGTTAACAGCAGCAGCACAAAATTGTTGGATCCTGCAGACAACAAAATTGTTCAAGAAActgaagaaaatgaggaaacAAAACAGCTAAAATCTGAGCTTAGTTTTGTGAAATTTGAAGTGGGTCAATTGCGAGCTGCTGTAGATGCAGCTGAGATCAGGTACCAGGAAGAATATATTCAGAGCACATTGCAGATTAGAAGTGCTTATGAACAAGTTGAACGTATGAAATCAGAATCATGCCAAAGAGAGGTTGAGTTGGAGTCAGAATTAAAGAAATCTAAGGCTCATATCGAAGAGTTGAGGGCTCAGTTAATGGACAAGGAAAATGAATTGCAGAGTATCTCAGTGGAAAATAAGGGATTGAGCTTGAAGAGTGAAAAAAACatatcaaatgaaaaagaatCTGACCTTGCAATAGAGTTGAAAAGGTTGGAGGCTGATTTAGCAGGCTTGAAGGAAACTGTGTTGGACAAGGAGACACAGTTGCAGAATATAGGGGAggaaaatgaaatgctcaagatgGAAATTAAGAAGAGAGACATGGAGAGAAGTAAAATTAATGATGAGGCTTTTGCTTCGGCAGAAGAAGCAAGGGCTGCAGAGCGAGAGGCTTTGATGAAACTTGGTTCTTTAACAGAGGAAGCAGACAAAAATAGCAGAAGAGCGGCACGGGTGACTGAGCAGTTGGATGCAGCACAGGCTGCAAATTCAGAAATGGAGGCTGAGTTGCGGAAGTTAAAGGTGCAGTCTGACCAGTGGAGAAAGGCAGCTGAGGCAGCTGCTGCTATGATTTCAAGCGGAAACAATGGGAAATTTGTGGAGAGAACAGGTTCTCTTGACATCAATTACAATCCTATGGATTCACCTTATTCAGAAGATATGGAAGATGATTctcctaagaagaaaaatgtgaaCATGTTGAAGAAGATAGGGGTGCTATGGAAGAAGGGCCAGAAGTAG
- the LOC115952755 gene encoding interactor of constitutive active ROPs 2, chloroplastic isoform X2: MQTPKARAGSLEVPQRKSPATPRTARQLKTPGSESDSVSSPHPASKTPKDKSPKTIERKSPRSPMSEKKRPSRVSELESLLAQLQEDLKKAKEQLNSSESLKRRAQQEAEEAKKQLLALSEQLEESQQQLEEISASEEARLLELRKISQDRDRAWQSELEAVQRQYSMDSAALASAMNEIQKLKAQLEMVAESEATQAKKAESAQADIEGLRIELSETLSLVEKLKTELNDRKESEAQALEVISKTQRQLEEANETAEMLRSDGIKATEAHNYLSLELEQSKAQVKSLEGLVSKFQADLVNSSSTKLLDPADNKIVQETEENEETKQLKSELSFVKFEVGQLRAAVDAAEIRYQEEYIQSTLQIRSAYEQVERMKSESCQREVELESELKKSKAHIEELRAQLMDKENELQSISVENKGLSLKSEKNISNEKESDLAIELKRLEADLAGLKETVLDKETQLQNIGEENEMLKMEIKKRDMERSKINDEAFASAEEARAAEREALMKLGSLTEEADKNSRRAARVTEQLDAAQAANSEMEAELRKLKVQSDQWRKAAEAAAAMISSGNNGKFVERTGSLDINYNPMDSPYSEDMEDDSPKKKNVNMLKKIGVLWKKGQK, translated from the exons atgcaAACGCCAAAAGCAAG GGCTGGCTCTTTAGAAGTGCCACAAAGGAAATCTCCGGCAACACCTCGGACTGCCCGGCAACTCAAGACGCCAGGGTCAGAATCTGATTCAGTTTCCTCTCCGCATCCAGCCAGTAAGACGCCAAAAGACAAAAGCCCTAAAACCATTGAACGCAAGTCACCACGAAGTCCAATGTCTGAG AAGAAGCGTCCAAGCAGAGTGTCTGAATTGGAGTCACTGCTTGCTCAACTCCAAGAGGATCTGAAAAAAGCAAAGGAACAACTGAACTCGTCTGAGTCATTGAAGAGGAGAGCACAACAGGAGGCTGAAGAGGCCAAGAAGCAGCTCTTAGCCTTGTCAGAACAGCTTGAGGAATCCCAACAGCAGCTGGAGGAGATTTCTGCTTCTGAAGAGGCTCGGCTTCTAGAGCTTCGTAAAATCTCCCAAGATCGTGATCGAGCATGGCAATCAGAACTTGAGGCTGTCCAGAGGCAATACTCAATGGATTCAGCTGCCCTAGCTTCTGCCATGAATGAAATTCAGAAGCTCAAAGCTCAGCTGGAAATGGTGGCTGAATCGGAAGCTACCCAAGCTAAGAAGGCAGAGTCAGCACAAGCTGATATTGAGGGCTTGAGAATTGAACTTTCTGAAACCCTGTCCCTGGTTGAAAAGTTGAAAACCGAGCTGAATGATCGCAAAGAATCTGAAGCTCAGGCCCTAGAAGTTATAAGTAAAACTCAAAGGCAATTGGAAGAAGCAAATGAAACTGCAGAGATGCTCCGGTCAGATGGCATCAAAGCCACGGAGGCTCACAATTACTTGTCGTTGGAGTTGGAGCAGTCAAAAGCTCAAGTGAAATCGTTGGAGGGACTTGTGAGCAAATTTCAGGCAGATCTGGTTAACAGCAGCAGCACAAAATTGTTGGATCCTGCAGACAACAAAATTGTTCAAGAAActgaagaaaatgaggaaacAAAACAGCTAAAATCTGAGCTTAGTTTTGTGAAATTTGAAGTGGGTCAATTGCGAGCTGCTGTAGATGCAGCTGAGATCAGGTACCAGGAAGAATATATTCAGAGCACATTGCAGATTAGAAGTGCTTATGAACAAGTTGAACGTATGAAATCAGAATCATGCCAAAGAGAGGTTGAGTTGGAGTCAGAATTAAAGAAATCTAAGGCTCATATCGAAGAGTTGAGGGCTCAGTTAATGGACAAGGAAAATGAATTGCAGAGTATCTCAGTGGAAAATAAGGGATTGAGCTTGAAGAGTGAAAAAAACatatcaaatgaaaaagaatCTGACCTTGCAATAGAGTTGAAAAGGTTGGAGGCTGATTTAGCAGGCTTGAAGGAAACTGTGTTGGACAAGGAGACACAGTTGCAGAATATAGGGGAggaaaatgaaatgctcaagatgGAAATTAAGAAGAGAGACATGGAGAGAAGTAAAATTAATGATGAGGCTTTTGCTTCGGCAGAAGAAGCAAGGGCTGCAGAGCGAGAGGCTTTGATGAAACTTGGTTCTTTAACAGAGGAAGCAGACAAAAATAGCAGAAGAGCGGCACGGGTGACTGAGCAGTTGGATGCAGCACAGGCTGCAAATTCAGAAATGGAGGCTGAGTTGCGGAAGTTAAAGGTGCAGTCTGACCAGTGGAGAAAGGCAGCTGAGGCAGCTGCTGCTATGATTTCAAGCGGAAACAATGGGAAATTTGTGGAGAGAACAGGTTCTCTTGACATCAATTACAATCCTATGGATTCACCTTATTCAGAAGATATGGAAGATGATTctcctaagaagaaaaatgtgaaCATGTTGAAGAAGATAGGGGTGCTATGGAAGAAGGGCCAGAAGTAG